Proteins found in one Gardnerella vaginalis ATCC 14018 = JCM 11026 genomic segment:
- a CDS encoding cation-translocating P-type ATPase, whose amino-acid sequence MVDQSDQSKDPSLQDVQNVANSLNVNVSTGLSSDEAAKRLAQFGSNVLASAPKTPAWKRFLEQFKDPLVYLLIAATIISAIAWFVERAQHGGESGGEVLPFDSIVIIVILIANAVLGYIQESRAQEAVEALAKMSAPQTSVLRDGRVMRIDTADVVPGDILVLGEGDAVSADARLIAAASLRVAEASLTGESVAVSKRPETLASPKSLADRTNMVFNGTAVTQGTGRAIVTSTGMKTQVGKIADMLSSAQEEATPLEKEMVRVSKVLGIAVCIIAAVVLASMWALEGFRTIEDVIDSLLLSVSLAVAAVPEGLAAILTVVLALGVQRMVKHHAVVKKLSSVETLGSASVICSDKTGTLTRNEMTVERVITPSGQVQLTGSGYKPEGRMVLLDSLDADLAVPPALATEVIGALGSGYLANDGDLHHNESSDAWQPVGDPTEVSLIVAARKTKADKRYAHLSRVAEVPFTSERKRMSVVVKDDSDSGNLIVCAKGAPDVLLSYCTRIAVAGAVRPLTDGDREEILANVEKLSGEAYRTLAMAYRPLGVDSLAKVDGMVSNAAGQIADVAEQSDVLESDLIWNGMVAIIDPPRIEVRDSVAQAHRAGIRTVMITGDHPLTAARIARDLGIIGKDEHALTGDELDELLSRDDDNIAFDDAISKVSVYARVAPEHKLAIVSSLQRQGNIVAMTGDGVNDAPAVKSADIGVAMGITGTEVTKESAKMILADDNFSTIVAAVREGRGIFDNIRKFLRYLLSSNVGEVFTVFGGVVFAGALGITQPNSVGVTLPLLATQLLWINLLTDAAPALAMGVDPQTDDVMNRRPRRLTDSVIDKPMWGDIVFIGVIMAAITLIGMDMHLAGGLFTDRSTTVLTHASQMTHARTMGFTILVFAQMLNALASRSHLQSVFVGLFANRWLWGAIAVSVVLQLAVIYIPFLNGPFGTVPLDFMEWVECLGLSMVVLIASELRKCVLRFIAKRKAASSVAISA is encoded by the coding sequence ATGGTTGATCAAAGCGATCAATCCAAAGATCCGTCATTGCAAGACGTGCAAAATGTTGCAAATTCGCTTAATGTAAACGTTTCTACTGGTTTAAGTAGTGATGAGGCGGCTAAAAGGCTCGCGCAATTTGGCTCGAACGTTTTAGCTAGCGCTCCTAAAACACCAGCGTGGAAGAGGTTCCTCGAACAGTTTAAAGATCCGCTTGTTTACTTGCTTATAGCGGCTACTATTATTTCCGCAATCGCATGGTTTGTTGAGCGCGCACAACATGGTGGTGAAAGTGGCGGCGAAGTTTTGCCGTTTGACTCAATAGTTATAATCGTGATTCTTATAGCAAACGCAGTTTTGGGCTATATTCAAGAGTCGCGCGCGCAAGAAGCGGTTGAGGCGTTGGCAAAAATGAGCGCTCCGCAAACGTCCGTTCTTAGAGATGGGCGAGTTATGCGCATAGATACGGCGGATGTTGTGCCTGGAGATATTTTGGTTCTTGGCGAAGGTGATGCCGTTTCTGCGGATGCAAGGCTTATTGCAGCCGCTTCTTTGCGCGTTGCGGAAGCAAGCCTTACGGGAGAATCTGTTGCTGTTAGCAAGCGCCCAGAAACTCTAGCTTCGCCAAAATCTTTGGCAGACCGCACAAACATGGTGTTTAATGGCACTGCCGTAACGCAAGGCACTGGTCGCGCAATAGTCACTTCTACTGGCATGAAAACTCAGGTTGGAAAAATCGCGGATATGCTTTCTAGCGCGCAAGAAGAAGCCACTCCTCTCGAGAAGGAGATGGTTCGCGTATCTAAGGTTCTTGGAATCGCAGTGTGTATTATTGCAGCCGTTGTGCTTGCGTCTATGTGGGCGCTTGAAGGATTCCGCACTATTGAAGATGTTATAGATTCTTTGCTTCTTTCGGTATCTCTTGCTGTTGCTGCTGTTCCAGAAGGCTTAGCGGCGATTTTGACAGTAGTTCTTGCGCTTGGCGTGCAGCGCATGGTAAAGCATCATGCTGTTGTAAAAAAGCTTTCGTCTGTAGAAACGCTTGGCTCCGCATCTGTTATTTGCTCCGACAAAACGGGTACTTTAACTCGAAACGAGATGACTGTTGAGCGTGTTATAACGCCTAGTGGCCAGGTGCAGCTTACAGGTAGCGGATATAAGCCAGAGGGACGAATGGTTTTGCTTGATTCTTTAGATGCTGATTTGGCGGTTCCTCCAGCTCTAGCAACAGAGGTGATTGGCGCGCTCGGATCTGGGTATTTAGCAAACGATGGCGATTTGCACCATAATGAATCGTCTGACGCATGGCAGCCAGTTGGCGACCCTACTGAGGTTTCTCTTATTGTTGCGGCGCGCAAAACCAAGGCGGACAAGCGTTACGCGCATCTTAGTCGTGTTGCGGAAGTGCCATTTACTTCTGAGCGCAAACGCATGTCTGTTGTTGTTAAAGACGATTCGGATTCTGGAAATCTTATTGTTTGTGCAAAAGGTGCTCCAGATGTTTTGCTTTCTTATTGCACGCGAATCGCAGTGGCTGGCGCTGTTCGTCCGCTTACAGATGGCGATCGCGAAGAGATTCTTGCAAATGTGGAAAAGCTCTCTGGCGAAGCGTATCGCACGCTTGCAATGGCGTATAGACCGCTTGGCGTAGATAGTTTAGCTAAAGTTGACGGCATGGTTTCTAACGCTGCCGGCCAAATCGCAGATGTTGCTGAACAAAGTGATGTTTTGGAGTCTGATTTGATTTGGAACGGCATGGTCGCGATTATTGATCCTCCTAGAATCGAAGTTCGAGATAGCGTTGCTCAAGCGCATCGTGCTGGAATCCGAACTGTTATGATTACTGGCGATCATCCGCTTACCGCTGCTCGAATAGCTCGCGACCTTGGCATTATTGGAAAAGATGAGCATGCGCTTACAGGCGATGAGCTTGACGAGTTGCTTTCTAGGGATGACGACAATATTGCTTTCGACGATGCGATTAGCAAAGTGAGCGTGTATGCGCGAGTAGCTCCAGAACACAAGCTTGCTATTGTTTCCTCGCTACAAAGGCAAGGCAATATTGTTGCTATGACTGGCGACGGCGTAAACGATGCTCCTGCCGTAAAGTCGGCAGATATTGGCGTTGCAATGGGCATTACGGGTACGGAAGTCACTAAAGAATCTGCCAAGATGATTTTGGCAGACGATAACTTCTCTACAATCGTTGCAGCAGTGCGCGAAGGTCGCGGAATTTTCGACAATATTCGTAAATTCTTGAGATATTTGCTTAGTTCCAATGTTGGCGAAGTGTTCACTGTTTTTGGTGGCGTAGTGTTTGCTGGCGCTTTGGGAATTACGCAGCCAAACTCTGTTGGCGTGACTTTACCTCTTCTTGCAACGCAGCTTTTGTGGATTAATTTGCTTACGGACGCTGCTCCTGCGCTCGCAATGGGTGTTGATCCGCAAACGGATGATGTTATGAATAGGCGTCCGCGAAGGCTTACGGATAGCGTTATTGATAAGCCAATGTGGGGAGACATTGTGTTTATTGGTGTGATTATGGCAGCTATAACGCTGATTGGCATGGACATGCATTTGGCTGGCGGATTGTTTACAGACCGCTCCACAACTGTTTTAACTCATGCTTCTCAAATGACTCACGCGCGCACAATGGGCTTCACTATTCTTGTGTTTGCTCAAATGCTTAATGCTCTTGCATCTCGCTCGCATTTGCAAAGCGTGTTTGTTGGCTTGTTCGCAAATCGTTGGCTTTGGGGTGCAATCGCAGTTTCCGTAGTGTTGCAGCTTGCTGTAATTTATATACCATTCCTTAATGGCCCGTTTGGCACAGTTCCGCTCGACTTTATGGAGTGGGTGGAGTGCCTTGGGCTTTCAATGGTTGTGCTTATTGCTTCGGAGTTAAGAAAGTGCGTTTTGCGATTTATTGCTAAGCGCAAAGCTGCATCTTCTGTTGCAATTTCTGCCTAA
- the dcd gene encoding dCTP deaminase, with amino-acid sequence MLLSDRDILKAHDEGHIDLTPWTPEMVQPASIDVRLDRFFRLFNNHAYTYVDPAENQGELTEQFAVAPDEPWILHPGEFALGSTWEYVKLDSTIAARLEGKSSLGRLGILTHSTAGFIDPGFEGHITLELSNVSTLPVKLWPGMKIGQMCFFKLSSPCENPYGSSVNGSHYQGQRGPTPSRSYENFYRANLED; translated from the coding sequence ATGCTGTTGTCTGATCGCGACATCCTCAAAGCTCATGACGAGGGTCATATTGATTTGACCCCATGGACCCCAGAAATGGTACAGCCTGCGTCGATTGATGTGCGGCTCGACCGATTCTTCCGATTGTTTAATAATCACGCTTACACCTACGTGGATCCTGCAGAAAATCAGGGGGAGTTGACTGAGCAGTTTGCGGTTGCCCCTGATGAACCTTGGATTTTGCATCCTGGCGAGTTTGCTCTTGGTTCCACTTGGGAGTATGTGAAGTTGGATTCTACGATTGCGGCGCGCTTAGAAGGTAAAAGCTCTCTTGGTCGTCTTGGAATTTTAACTCATTCTACGGCTGGCTTTATTGATCCAGGTTTTGAAGGTCATATCACCTTGGAGCTTTCAAATGTTAGTACTTTGCCGGTTAAATTGTGGCCAGGTATGAAGATTGGTCAAATGTGCTTCTTCAAGCTGAGTTCTCCTTGCGAAAATCCTTACGGATCTTCTGTTAACGGATCTCACTATCAAGGTCAGCGTGGTCCAACACCGTCTAGGTCTTATGAGAACTTCTATCGCGCAAATTTGGAAGATTAG
- a CDS encoding phospholipase/carboxylesterase — protein MTNHNGVISDEFDNGEFDNNDNNGDFGSEDSAASASNGLHAGRESSVVPGRFGEDLHVNAAKYSRGEASAYATRPLLLLLHGWGSNEDDLLDLLRVVAPYNDAISLRAPLRLDQGAYSWFHDAVPQGDDLDRDMYAAAAAIDEWVAANVPEDRAVVPFGFSQGAALAVHILRLNPERYRAAVALSGFVAPNIAKDISLNDDVLANLNTPVFFGYGLDDAVIPPYEFSAAAAWLEEHTWLEEKRYRGLDHAVHMEELGDIRSWFALHNISSGLM, from the coding sequence ATGACTAATCATAACGGTGTGATCTCAGATGAGTTCGACAACGGCGAGTTTGACAATAACGACAATAATGGCGATTTTGGCAGTGAGGATTCTGCTGCAAGCGCTTCAAATGGTCTACATGCTGGTCGCGAATCTAGTGTTGTTCCAGGCAGATTCGGCGAAGATTTACATGTAAACGCTGCTAAGTATTCTCGCGGAGAAGCGTCGGCTTACGCTACAAGACCTCTTCTTTTGCTTCTGCACGGGTGGGGTTCCAATGAGGATGATTTGCTTGATTTGCTGCGAGTTGTTGCCCCCTATAATGATGCGATTTCTTTGCGTGCTCCGCTTCGATTAGATCAAGGCGCTTACAGCTGGTTCCATGATGCTGTTCCTCAGGGAGATGACTTAGATCGAGATATGTATGCTGCAGCTGCTGCAATTGACGAGTGGGTTGCAGCGAACGTTCCCGAAGATCGCGCTGTTGTGCCATTTGGTTTTTCGCAGGGTGCGGCGCTTGCTGTTCATATTCTCAGGCTTAACCCTGAACGTTATCGTGCAGCCGTTGCGCTTTCTGGCTTTGTAGCTCCTAATATTGCCAAGGATATTTCTCTTAATGATGATGTTCTTGCAAATCTTAATACGCCTGTTTTCTTTGGTTATGGTTTGGATGATGCTGTTATTCCTCCTTACGAGTTTTCGGCGGCTGCAGCCTGGCTTGAGGAACATACGTGGTTGGAAGAGAAGCGTTACCGCGGACTTGACCATGCCGTTCATATGGAAGAACTTGGCGATATTCGCTCTTGGTTTGCTTTGCACAATATTTCTTCGGGGTTAATGTGA
- a CDS encoding nucleoside deaminase: MQEALRLAQVASDCGEVPVGAVVVDGSGVIIGRGSNLRERDSDPLSHAEVLAIKQAAESKKSWNLSDCTLVVTLEPCPMCAGAILQTHIKRVVFGAWDSKLGACGSVWDILRDPHVGSHPQVFGSVCESECVQILSDFFKNCR, encoded by the coding sequence ATGCAAGAGGCATTGCGACTTGCGCAAGTTGCTTCCGATTGTGGAGAGGTTCCAGTTGGCGCTGTTGTTGTAGATGGTTCTGGTGTGATTATTGGCCGCGGCTCTAATCTTCGTGAGCGAGACTCTGACCCTCTTTCTCACGCAGAAGTTCTTGCGATTAAGCAAGCAGCAGAGAGTAAAAAGTCTTGGAATCTTAGTGATTGCACGCTTGTTGTTACTTTAGAACCTTGTCCTATGTGCGCTGGTGCGATTTTACAAACACATATAAAGCGTGTTGTTTTTGGCGCATGGGATTCAAAACTTGGCGCATGTGGATCTGTTTGGGATATTCTGCGAGATCCTCATGTTGGCTCGCATCCGCAAGTTTTTGGTTCTGTTTGTGAATCGGAGTGTGTTCAGATTCTAAGCGATTTTTTTAAGAATTGCAGGTAG
- a CDS encoding LacI family DNA-binding transcriptional regulator, with the protein MTYITIRDVAQHAGISVSTVSRALNNTGRISANTKAKVERAVAQLGYIPDSRAQAMRSLRTKTVGLLVPDIRNAYFAELAYTVQDSLFEAGYCAFIGTSSESASRQDSFITSILSQRIDGAIIVPQGEVTEAMRKLIEQRLPMLFMDRHVEPQAGGLEHVPVVDSDPTKGIRDALLDVLQHGFHSVGYISGPIIASPSLQEREQAFRTVASEIFGEEHVFVESTGFDQSSCASVMHRMINVGVKALIIGYSPDALRVMQVMAQEGLVIGKDISLISFDDVEVFRLATPRISVISQQVQRIGHISAALFLDMLENNGDVKSQRVETVYIPRESLGRA; encoded by the coding sequence ATGACGTATATTACGATTCGCGATGTTGCACAACATGCTGGAATATCAGTGTCAACTGTGTCTCGTGCATTAAACAACACGGGTCGTATATCGGCAAACACCAAGGCAAAAGTTGAGCGTGCGGTTGCTCAATTAGGTTATATCCCAGATTCGCGCGCGCAAGCAATGCGATCGTTACGCACAAAAACAGTAGGACTGCTTGTGCCAGACATTCGTAACGCATATTTTGCCGAACTCGCTTACACTGTTCAAGACTCATTGTTTGAGGCAGGCTATTGTGCATTTATAGGAACATCATCTGAAAGTGCATCTCGTCAAGATTCATTTATAACCAGTATTCTTTCGCAACGTATTGATGGGGCGATTATAGTTCCTCAAGGTGAAGTTACTGAAGCTATGAGAAAGCTGATTGAGCAGCGACTCCCTATGTTGTTTATGGATCGCCACGTAGAACCGCAAGCTGGCGGCTTAGAACACGTACCAGTAGTTGATTCAGACCCAACAAAGGGCATTCGTGATGCGCTGTTAGATGTTCTGCAACATGGTTTTCACTCAGTTGGCTATATTTCTGGCCCAATTATTGCTTCGCCCTCGTTGCAAGAACGTGAGCAAGCATTTAGAACCGTGGCTTCAGAGATATTTGGCGAAGAGCATGTATTCGTAGAATCAACAGGATTTGACCAGTCGTCGTGTGCAAGCGTAATGCATCGCATGATTAATGTTGGAGTGAAAGCTCTTATTATTGGCTATTCGCCAGATGCGTTGCGAGTAATGCAAGTGATGGCTCAAGAAGGATTAGTAATAGGCAAAGATATATCATTGATTTCTTTCGATGATGTAGAAGTGTTTCGCCTAGCAACTCCACGTATTTCTGTGATTTCACAGCAAGTTCAACGTATTGGCCACATAAGTGCTGCACTGTTTTTAGATATGCTTGAGAATAATGGTGACGTTAAATCGCAGCGTGTAGAAACTGTGTATATCCCTCGCGAATCGCTAGGGCGAGCATAG
- a CDS encoding sugar ABC transporter ATP-binding protein: protein MTELSLVGVSKIFGNSTVVDNVSVKVKPGEVHVLLGENGAGKSTVIKMMSGIYQPDKGHIEINGKTVRIPNVDAARKLGIAVIHQELNLVPELSIMENLFLGMLPTKAGFVDRATMRSKAKEALQVIGLEEDVDKPMGELGVARQQMVEIAKALMQHASILILDEPTAALTKRECEQLFSIIADLKSKNVGMVFISHHLDEIARVGDVVTVLRDGKYVDTVSADVPEKELVRLMVGRDITNQFPHGNRHQGKELLKVEGLTRKGAIEDVSFSVHAGEVVGLAGLVGAGRTEVLRAIFGADTYDSGSVSVDGKAIPKANIAGSIAAGLGLVPEDRRVQGLILEASVADNLGISTLIPTSHAGFADLKGQRAHEEETAEKLRIRMANIDQLAGSLSGGNQQKIVFGKWSMANVKVLLLDEPTRGVDVGARVEIYELINNIVENGGAVLMASSDLPEVLGMSDRILVMSNGKISGELAASEATQEKVMELAVTHLSESDK from the coding sequence ATGACGGAGCTGTCATTAGTAGGAGTATCGAAAATATTCGGTAATTCTACTGTAGTTGACAATGTGTCAGTAAAAGTAAAGCCAGGTGAAGTTCATGTTCTACTTGGTGAAAATGGTGCTGGCAAGTCAACTGTTATTAAAATGATGAGTGGCATTTATCAGCCAGATAAAGGTCATATTGAGATTAACGGTAAAACGGTGCGTATTCCTAATGTAGATGCTGCGCGCAAATTAGGTATTGCTGTAATACACCAAGAGTTAAATTTAGTGCCTGAACTTTCCATTATGGAAAATCTGTTTCTTGGCATGCTACCGACCAAAGCTGGTTTTGTTGATCGCGCAACTATGCGATCTAAAGCAAAAGAGGCATTGCAAGTTATTGGCTTAGAAGAAGATGTAGATAAGCCAATGGGAGAGCTTGGAGTGGCTCGTCAGCAAATGGTAGAAATTGCTAAAGCGCTTATGCAACATGCATCTATTCTTATTCTTGACGAACCAACGGCAGCACTTACAAAGCGTGAGTGTGAACAATTATTCAGCATTATTGCAGATCTGAAATCTAAAAATGTTGGAATGGTATTTATTTCTCACCATTTGGACGAGATTGCGCGAGTTGGAGATGTAGTAACCGTACTTCGAGATGGAAAATACGTTGACACTGTTAGTGCAGATGTTCCAGAAAAAGAACTTGTAAGGTTAATGGTTGGACGCGATATAACTAATCAGTTCCCGCATGGGAATAGGCATCAAGGCAAGGAACTGCTAAAAGTAGAAGGATTAACGCGAAAAGGTGCTATTGAGGATGTGTCTTTTAGCGTTCATGCTGGAGAAGTCGTTGGACTTGCAGGCTTGGTTGGTGCTGGTAGGACTGAGGTTCTTCGTGCAATATTTGGAGCGGATACTTACGATTCGGGATCTGTTTCAGTAGACGGAAAAGCGATTCCTAAAGCAAATATTGCTGGCAGCATTGCTGCAGGTCTTGGATTAGTGCCAGAAGATCGTCGCGTGCAAGGTCTTATTTTGGAGGCATCTGTTGCAGATAATCTTGGAATCTCTACGTTAATTCCTACATCTCATGCTGGTTTTGCAGATTTAAAAGGTCAGCGTGCGCATGAAGAAGAAACTGCAGAGAAATTGCGTATTCGCATGGCAAATATTGATCAGCTTGCTGGTTCGCTTTCTGGTGGAAATCAGCAGAAAATCGTATTTGGCAAGTGGTCTATGGCAAACGTAAAAGTGCTGCTTTTGGATGAGCCTACTCGTGGCGTTGATGTTGGCGCTCGCGTTGAAATCTATGAGCTTATTAACAATATCGTTGAAAACGGTGGAGCAGTACTTATGGCTTCATCAGATTTACCTGAAGTTCTAGGAATGTCTGATCGTATTCTCGTAATGTCAAACGGCAAGATCAGTGGAGAACTTGCTGCTAGCGAGGCTACGCAGGAAAAGGTTATGGAACTTGCTGTAACGCATCTTAGTGAATCAGATAAATAG
- a CDS encoding ABC transporter permease, with amino-acid sequence MSATKSEKSHRLGYGADDKGFLPTLKKFASRNGALIGLIILCAALSCATPAFLTSVNILNVGIQAATVAILAFGQTFVIVSAGIDLSVGAVAAISSMLVAYTGASMGLPPILTIIIGVATGAVFGLISGVANAFLKLPSFIATLAMMSVARGLTLVVSDGRPISTSGMVNFFGATICGIPMPIVMMIIMGVISAIILNFTTTGRSMYAVGGNMEASRLSGINIHKTQIMVFILSGVFAAVAGLVIAGRLHSAQPQAATGYEMDAIASVVIGGASLSGGKGKISGTFVGAILLAVIRNGLNILNVSSFWQQVVIGLVIAFAVSLDTLRRKEDTH; translated from the coding sequence ATGAGTGCTACAAAGAGCGAAAAATCTCACCGTTTAGGGTATGGTGCAGACGACAAAGGATTTTTGCCAACGTTAAAAAAGTTTGCATCTCGTAATGGTGCACTTATTGGTTTGATTATTTTGTGTGCAGCGCTTTCTTGCGCTACGCCTGCATTTTTAACAAGTGTAAATATTCTCAACGTTGGCATTCAAGCTGCTACGGTAGCAATTTTGGCATTTGGTCAAACTTTCGTAATCGTTTCCGCTGGAATTGATTTGTCGGTTGGTGCAGTTGCTGCGATTTCTAGCATGCTTGTTGCTTACACTGGCGCTTCTATGGGCTTACCTCCAATATTGACTATTATTATTGGTGTAGCTACAGGTGCAGTTTTTGGCTTAATTTCTGGCGTTGCTAATGCTTTTCTTAAGCTGCCGTCGTTTATTGCCACGTTGGCAATGATGTCTGTGGCTCGTGGACTTACGCTGGTTGTTTCGGATGGTCGTCCTATTTCCACTTCGGGCATGGTGAATTTCTTCGGAGCAACAATATGCGGAATCCCTATGCCAATAGTGATGATGATTATTATGGGCGTTATTTCCGCAATAATCTTGAACTTCACTACTACAGGTCGTTCAATGTATGCTGTTGGCGGAAATATGGAAGCATCTCGTCTTTCTGGCATAAACATTCATAAAACTCAAATTATGGTGTTTATTCTTTCTGGCGTTTTTGCTGCTGTAGCTGGTTTAGTGATTGCAGGGCGTTTGCATTCTGCTCAGCCTCAAGCAGCTACCGGTTACGAGATGGATGCTATAGCGTCTGTGGTTATTGGTGGCGCATCGCTTTCTGGAGGCAAAGGTAAGATTTCAGGCACATTCGTAGGCGCAATACTTTTGGCTGTTATTCGTAATGGCTTGAACATTTTGAACGTTTCTTCCTTCTGGCAGCAAGTTGTTATTGGCTTGGTGATTGCGTTTGCTGTAAGCCTCGATACTTTGCGACGCAAGGAAGATACTCACTGA
- a CDS encoding D-ribose ABC transporter substrate-binding protein: MNYLVMRRGMKLACAVAAASALVFSMSACGNASSSDKVALLVSTLNNPFFVDLRDGAQAEAKKLGVDLQVSDAQNDSSKQQDQAQNAQSQGAKAVIINPVDSDAAGPAVAPLLSSGMPVISVDRSVTGEKVTSHIASDNVAGGAQAADALAKSMGEKGEVLILQGIPGAASTRDRGKGFKDRIKKYPNIKVVAEQTANFDRAEALNVATNLLQSHPNAAGIYAENDEMALGAIQSLGAKAGKDVKVVGFDGTADGMKAIKAGTMAGTIAQQPKELGRSAVAAAVKAIKKQTVPKTEPITVKTVTAKNVADFE, encoded by the coding sequence ATGAATTATCTAGTTATGCGCCGTGGTATGAAGCTCGCTTGTGCTGTTGCAGCAGCATCGGCTCTTGTTTTCAGCATGAGTGCGTGTGGAAATGCAAGCTCTAGCGACAAGGTTGCGCTGTTAGTGTCTACGCTAAATAATCCATTCTTTGTGGATTTGCGTGATGGTGCGCAAGCGGAAGCCAAGAAGCTGGGAGTTGATTTACAGGTTTCAGATGCTCAGAACGATTCTTCTAAGCAGCAAGATCAGGCTCAAAACGCGCAATCTCAAGGTGCTAAAGCAGTAATTATAAATCCTGTGGATTCCGATGCTGCTGGCCCAGCCGTTGCGCCACTTCTTAGCTCTGGTATGCCTGTGATTTCTGTGGATCGTTCCGTAACTGGCGAAAAAGTTACTTCTCACATTGCCTCCGATAACGTGGCAGGAGGTGCTCAAGCTGCCGATGCGCTCGCTAAGAGCATGGGAGAAAAGGGCGAAGTTCTAATTTTGCAAGGCATCCCAGGTGCTGCTTCTACGCGAGATCGTGGCAAAGGTTTTAAAGATCGCATTAAGAAGTATCCAAATATTAAGGTTGTTGCGGAGCAGACTGCTAACTTTGATCGTGCTGAGGCGTTGAACGTTGCAACCAACTTGTTGCAATCTCATCCGAACGCAGCTGGCATTTACGCCGAGAATGACGAGATGGCATTAGGTGCAATCCAATCATTAGGTGCTAAAGCTGGTAAAGATGTTAAAGTAGTTGGCTTCGATGGTACTGCCGATGGCATGAAGGCCATTAAGGCTGGAACAATGGCTGGCACTATTGCTCAGCAACCAAAGGAGCTTGGGCGTTCTGCCGTTGCTGCAGCTGTAAAAGCCATTAAGAAGCAAACTGTTCCAAAGACTGAGCCAATTACTGTGAAAACAGTTACAGCAAAGAATGTAGCCGATTTCGAGTAA
- the rbsD gene encoding D-ribose pyranase: MLTHGILNSQLAAALAKLRHKDQFVISDCGLPVPQGVEVIDLALVFGIPRFSDVLNAIKADLVLESGIMAKEACNKKPEEWVKESLGVPLTYVPHDGDEGFKALVSQAKFVIRTGETTPYSNVLLRCGVPF, from the coding sequence ATGTTAACTCATGGCATCTTGAACTCGCAATTAGCGGCTGCTCTGGCAAAGCTTAGGCATAAGGATCAATTTGTTATTTCTGATTGCGGATTACCAGTTCCACAAGGCGTAGAAGTAATAGATTTAGCTTTAGTGTTTGGAATTCCACGATTTAGCGATGTGCTGAATGCAATCAAAGCTGATTTGGTACTTGAATCAGGCATAATGGCTAAAGAAGCATGCAATAAAAAGCCAGAAGAGTGGGTAAAAGAATCCTTAGGCGTGCCGCTAACATACGTTCCACACGATGGCGATGAAGGTTTTAAAGCTTTAGTTTCACAAGCAAAATTTGTGATTCGTACAGGCGAAACTACGCCATATTCCAACGTTTTATTGCGCTGTGGCGTTCCTTTCTAA
- a CDS encoding ribokinase translates to MHCYSKLDSLSGLENIASLRLNDLKVTQENMQESHKADSNAIAIVGSMNADYTIVADRLPNPGETINGNEIRVLPGGKSGNQAVSAAKLGAHVKMFGAVGNDSNADFLLNSLQSSGVDTTCVRRVENKKSGATVITVDAHSGENTIVYAPGSNSLVDCEYIQSPLVKSALTSAKVLGLCLESPLETVTMCAQLAHENGVKVLLNDSPFLNKLPKDLIDSADILLVNEHEMAQLLNIEEPDDGDWYSFDWNHVAHAMHDFGFDEAVVTLGSKGSVVLDYSKEDCVCMISPQNVKAVDTTGCGDAFMGTILACLSVDMRLDEAAALASYVSAYAATGFGAQASYGTVEQIRQFFNV, encoded by the coding sequence ATGCATTGTTATAGTAAGCTTGATTCGTTAAGTGGATTAGAAAATATTGCGTCGCTCCGCTTAAACGATTTAAAAGTTACGCAAGAGAATATGCAAGAATCACATAAAGCGGATTCAAACGCTATTGCAATAGTCGGCTCTATGAATGCGGATTATACTATTGTGGCAGATCGTCTTCCTAACCCAGGAGAAACCATTAATGGAAACGAGATTCGCGTGTTGCCAGGTGGAAAATCTGGTAATCAAGCTGTATCGGCTGCAAAACTCGGTGCACACGTTAAAATGTTTGGTGCAGTTGGCAATGATTCCAATGCTGATTTTCTCCTAAATTCTTTGCAATCTTCCGGAGTTGATACAACTTGTGTTCGTCGCGTAGAAAATAAAAAGAGTGGCGCAACTGTGATTACTGTAGATGCGCATAGTGGGGAAAATACTATTGTGTATGCTCCAGGATCTAATTCTTTAGTAGATTGTGAGTATATTCAATCGCCGTTAGTAAAATCCGCTCTTACTAGCGCAAAAGTTCTTGGTCTTTGTTTAGAAAGTCCTTTAGAAACTGTAACTATGTGCGCACAACTAGCGCATGAAAATGGCGTAAAAGTGCTTCTTAACGATTCGCCATTTTTAAACAAGTTGCCTAAAGATTTGATTGATTCTGCGGATATTTTGCTTGTTAACGAGCATGAGATGGCGCAACTTTTGAATATTGAAGAGCCAGATGATGGCGATTGGTATTCTTTTGATTGGAATCATGTAGCTCACGCTATGCATGATTTTGGCTTTGATGAAGCTGTAGTTACTCTTGGCTCTAAAGGCTCTGTAGTGTTGGATTATTCAAAAGAGGATTGCGTATGCATGATTTCCCCTCAGAACGTTAAAGCTGTTGATACAACTGGCTGCGGTGATGCTTTTATGGGCACAATATTAGCTTGTTTGTCTGTAGATATGCGTTTAGACGAAGCTGCCGCGTTAGCGTCTTATGTTTCTGCGTATGCAGCTACTGGTTTTGGCGCTCAAGCTTCTTATGGCACAGTTGAACAAATTCGTCAATTTTTTAATGTTTAA